One segment of Arcanobacterium haemolyticum DSM 20595 DNA contains the following:
- a CDS encoding response regulator, whose translation MTQEKIRVGLVDDMDLMRSGLSMMINSLDDMEVVLEARDGLQAINRLQLVPVDVILMDVRMEGMDGLAATRAITSTTPPTGVDPKILILTTFDEDDYMLEGIRAGASGFLLKDAPTAKMLEAIRTIYQGDAVIAPSTTRRLVDRLATDSIRLHASKPEVLDDLTDREREVFYLIARGLTNTEIADRLYVAEATVKTHVTRIFAKLGVRDRVQAVVIAYEAGIDTPGRGDV comes from the coding sequence ATGACGCAAGAAAAAATTCGTGTTGGCCTTGTTGATGATATGGATCTTATGCGCTCGGGCCTCTCGATGATGATCAACTCGCTCGACGATATGGAAGTTGTTCTTGAAGCGCGCGATGGCCTCCAGGCTATCAACCGGCTACAGCTAGTCCCCGTGGACGTCATACTCATGGACGTTCGTATGGAAGGAATGGATGGCCTAGCCGCAACACGCGCCATCACCAGTACCACTCCGCCAACCGGTGTAGACCCCAAAATCCTCATCCTCACCACCTTCGACGAAGACGATTACATGTTGGAAGGCATCCGCGCAGGCGCCTCCGGGTTCCTCCTCAAAGATGCTCCCACTGCGAAGATGCTCGAAGCGATTCGTACCATTTATCAAGGCGACGCGGTTATCGCACCTTCCACAACACGGCGCCTCGTAGATCGGCTTGCCACTGATTCTATTCGGCTTCACGCCAGCAAACCAGAAGTACTCGACGATCTCACAGACCGCGAGCGCGAAGTCTTCTACCTCATCGCACGCGGGCTCACAAATACAGAAATCGCCGATCGCCTCTACGTTGCAGAAGCTACCGTGAAAACACACGTCACCCGCATCTTCGCAAAGCTGGGCGTACGCGATCGAGTACAAGCCGTCGTGATCGCCTATGAAGCCGGAATCGATACCCCAGGGCGTGGAGACGTATGA
- a CDS encoding sensor histidine kinase has protein sequence MKEETSDTSPNMADAVLACLFGLSGSAPLLIASGAFAFPHIFYLWILTLMASLIILMRRTVPNVASTLLIITLIFRCLLFPNLLFITDIIVLIMVYTASARARVPVAVLVILSAIGSLTFIWVQRLPQYSWQDAWLFVTVLALIGTTSLAGFARRSQRDQAQKFQAAERLLQQETSENQRGAIVRERTRIARDLHDIVAHTLGVVIAQADGGRYAGRKDPEQALRALDTISDMSRAALSDIRSIVGVLREPSDFDSSLTPQPVTHDIASLIERVKESGIDIAFVELGVNHPLPAGIGNALFRICQESVTNSMKHGGPHVAIVIKLEWQDRDVSLSIVDNGRGASVISDGKGNGIIGMSERAALFGGTLEAGARPGGGFMVRATIPYDRDFHERRPQ, from the coding sequence ATGAAAGAAGAAACGTCGGATACCTCGCCAAACATGGCAGACGCGGTACTTGCCTGCCTCTTCGGATTATCAGGCTCCGCACCGCTTCTGATCGCATCCGGGGCATTCGCGTTTCCCCACATTTTCTACCTGTGGATCCTCACCCTCATGGCGTCACTCATCATACTCATGAGAAGAACCGTACCAAACGTTGCCTCCACGCTCCTCATCATCACACTGATTTTTAGATGCCTGCTCTTTCCAAACCTTCTTTTCATCACAGACATCATCGTGCTCATCATGGTGTATACCGCCAGCGCTCGCGCCCGCGTTCCCGTAGCTGTTCTTGTTATTTTGTCTGCGATTGGTTCGCTCACATTCATCTGGGTTCAACGCCTGCCGCAATATTCATGGCAAGACGCGTGGTTGTTCGTCACTGTGTTAGCACTTATTGGAACAACATCCCTTGCAGGTTTCGCACGGCGCTCACAACGCGATCAGGCACAAAAATTCCAGGCCGCCGAACGCCTCCTCCAACAAGAAACCTCAGAAAACCAACGCGGCGCAATCGTGCGCGAACGTACCCGAATCGCACGTGACCTCCACGATATCGTGGCGCACACACTCGGCGTCGTCATCGCCCAAGCAGACGGCGGGCGGTACGCAGGGCGAAAAGACCCCGAACAAGCACTCCGCGCACTCGACACGATCTCGGACATGAGCCGCGCAGCACTAAGCGATATCCGATCCATTGTTGGCGTACTCCGCGAACCGTCCGATTTCGATTCCTCACTCACCCCACAACCAGTCACACACGATATTGCCAGCCTGATCGAACGTGTCAAAGAATCAGGAATTGATATCGCGTTCGTTGAACTCGGAGTGAACCATCCTCTACCCGCCGGAATCGGAAACGCACTCTTTCGGATATGCCAAGAATCTGTCACTAACTCGATGAAACACGGTGGGCCACACGTCGCTATCGTCATCAAACTCGAATGGCAAGACAGGGATGTAAGCCTCTCAATCGTGGATAACGGACGAGGAGCATCAGTGATAAGCGACGGAAAAGGAAACGGCATAATCGGCATGTCTGAGCGCGCGGCACTTTTTGGTGGCACACTAGAAGCTGGAGCTCGACCAGGCGGAGGTTTCATGGTTCGCGCAACAATACCGTACGATAGAGACTTCCACGAAAGGAGACCGCAATGA
- a CDS encoding NAD-dependent DNA ligase LigA: protein MSHVAIDNFDDAQVRWQELAPQLLDAQETYYSTGDQVMVDATYDALMRELRALEEEFPQLWSPDSPSTKVGAKPVRGGLPSVTHISRMYSLQDVFSRDELAEWFTGVSKELPDGVSFTTEVKIDGLALNLTYRNGWLERAATRGDGVTGEDVTRNVRMIASIPDQLRGDRIPELVEIRGEVFFPVAAFTQYNASVDARNAQIDARNERISAANREIAAQNRAIRAANASLPSDQQVAEIPSKRREAHVKPFVNPRNAASGTMRQEDTGSVALRSLDFLAHGLGALDGADDVLRASLSSQEGVYSMFIEWGLPVSNVTETHSSLAEINDFLDRFQNARTSLPFEFDGVAIKIDDRATQERLGYTTRVPRWAVAYKFPPTEVQTRLLDIRVQVGRTGRVTPYAVMEPVFVDGSTVSQATLHNPTEVARKGVRIGDVVVIRKAGDIIPEVVGPIESERDGSEVEFVMPTHCPDCGAPIAAISEGDIDLRCTNQKSCPAQLTQRVVHIGSRGALDVEALGDESAVWLCNPDKNRADALTAFATGSALIVEDNAGKTHKLHLSEQARIERGIVDKHGAILDHHHIVAPELQRELGIPQPQHPILSTEAELFHLTADQARDVWIWQAEKKAGEPTGNWKYVRAAWTKPTWKGTGDAREISKETHPSKTLLKILDELEGAKHKDLWRKLVALNIRHVGPVASQALADTFGSLDAMREASLEDISAVEGVGPIIASSFLAWFGEEWHRQIVERWQDAGVTFKKEESDADVPQTLAGLTIVATGSLQHFTRDGIKETIAAHGGKATGSVSKKTNLVVVGENAGSKATKAEELGIRILNEAQFQQLLESGELA from the coding sequence ATGAGCCATGTGGCTATAGATAATTTTGATGATGCTCAGGTTCGTTGGCAGGAATTGGCGCCGCAGTTGTTGGATGCGCAGGAAACGTATTATTCCACTGGCGATCAGGTGATGGTGGATGCTACCTACGATGCGTTGATGCGTGAGTTGCGTGCGTTGGAGGAGGAGTTTCCTCAGTTGTGGAGCCCCGATTCGCCGTCAACGAAGGTGGGTGCGAAACCTGTACGGGGCGGTTTGCCGTCTGTGACGCATATTTCGCGCATGTATTCGTTGCAGGATGTGTTTTCGCGTGATGAGTTGGCGGAATGGTTTACGGGTGTGAGTAAGGAATTGCCTGATGGGGTTTCGTTCACGACCGAAGTTAAGATTGATGGTTTGGCGTTAAACCTGACGTATCGGAACGGTTGGTTGGAGCGTGCGGCCACGCGTGGCGACGGCGTGACGGGGGAGGACGTGACGCGTAACGTTCGCATGATCGCGTCGATTCCGGATCAGTTGCGCGGTGATCGTATCCCTGAGTTGGTTGAGATTCGGGGGGAAGTGTTTTTCCCGGTGGCTGCGTTTACGCAGTACAACGCGAGCGTGGATGCACGTAACGCCCAGATTGACGCACGTAACGAACGTATTTCTGCGGCGAACCGTGAGATTGCCGCGCAGAACCGCGCGATTCGGGCTGCGAACGCAAGTTTGCCGTCTGATCAGCAGGTTGCGGAGATTCCGTCGAAGCGTCGCGAAGCCCACGTGAAGCCGTTCGTGAATCCGCGTAACGCCGCGTCGGGCACGATGCGTCAGGAAGATACGGGTTCGGTGGCGTTGCGTTCGCTCGATTTTTTGGCGCACGGTTTGGGTGCGTTGGACGGTGCCGACGACGTTTTGCGTGCTTCTCTTTCTAGCCAAGAGGGCGTCTATTCCATGTTTATTGAGTGGGGTTTGCCCGTCTCGAACGTGACGGAAACGCATTCGAGTTTGGCAGAAATCAATGATTTTTTGGATCGCTTCCAGAACGCCCGTACGTCGCTTCCGTTTGAGTTCGACGGCGTAGCGATCAAGATTGACGATCGTGCCACGCAAGAGCGGCTCGGCTATACAACTCGTGTACCGCGCTGGGCGGTGGCCTACAAGTTCCCGCCAACTGAAGTCCAAACGCGTCTGCTCGATATTCGGGTGCAGGTAGGAAGAACAGGCCGCGTCACGCCGTATGCGGTGATGGAACCCGTGTTTGTGGACGGATCAACAGTCTCCCAGGCAACCTTACACAACCCAACCGAAGTAGCACGTAAGGGAGTGCGAATCGGGGACGTCGTCGTCATCCGAAAAGCCGGCGATATTATCCCGGAAGTTGTGGGGCCAATCGAATCGGAACGTGACGGAAGCGAAGTCGAATTCGTGATGCCAACGCACTGCCCAGATTGCGGTGCGCCAATCGCGGCCATCTCCGAAGGTGATATCGATCTTCGCTGTACCAACCAAAAATCGTGCCCAGCCCAACTGACACAACGCGTTGTCCATATCGGATCCCGCGGGGCACTGGACGTGGAAGCGTTAGGTGACGAATCGGCAGTCTGGCTGTGTAACCCAGATAAAAACAGGGCAGACGCACTCACCGCATTTGCAACCGGATCTGCGCTTATCGTCGAAGATAACGCTGGAAAAACCCACAAACTCCACTTAAGCGAACAAGCGCGTATCGAACGCGGAATAGTCGATAAACACGGTGCGATCCTCGATCACCACCACATCGTTGCGCCAGAACTCCAACGCGAACTAGGGATCCCGCAACCACAACACCCGATCCTCTCCACCGAAGCGGAACTCTTCCACCTCACTGCAGACCAAGCCCGTGACGTGTGGATCTGGCAAGCCGAAAAGAAAGCCGGCGAACCTACCGGAAACTGGAAGTACGTTCGCGCAGCCTGGACGAAACCAACCTGGAAAGGAACTGGAGACGCACGCGAAATCTCCAAAGAAACGCACCCCTCAAAGACTCTCCTCAAAATCCTTGACGAACTCGAAGGCGCCAAACACAAAGATCTGTGGCGTAAACTCGTGGCGCTCAACATTCGGCACGTCGGGCCGGTGGCGTCACAGGCGCTCGCGGACACGTTCGGATCGTTGGACGCGATGCGGGAAGCTAGTCTGGAGGATATTTCGGCGGTAGAAGGCGTGGGGCCAATCATCGCCAGCTCGTTCCTAGCCTGGTTCGGCGAAGAATGGCACCGCCAGATCGTGGAGCGGTGGCAGGACGCCGGCGTCACCTTCAAAAAAGAAGAAAGTGATGCGGACGTGCCGCAAACGCTTGCTGGCCTGACAATCGTGGCCACCGGATCCCTCCAGCACTTCACCCGTGACGGAATCAAAGAAACCATCGCAGCCCACGGCGGAAAAGCCACCGGATCCGTTTCAAAGAAAACGAATCTGGTAGTTGTTGGCGAAAACGCTGGATCGAAAGCCACCAAGGCAGAAGAACTCGGGATTCGAATACTCAACGAAGCCCAATTCCAACAGCTACTCGAATCAGGCGAACTCGCCTAA
- a CDS encoding phospholipase D-like domain-containing protein, with amino-acid sequence MSFWKNRSTSSAKRVLKYAVLAGIGAQIASIGAIIAVDAHRKRRNPQSGEFPHLPPRSARVSDSEVTVYTFGNHLYDAMIEAIDNAKDRVYFESYIMKADDVGYRFRNALIAAAMRGVQVFIILDTLGNLNQDPKSRRFPPLPSLHVIRFPLLRPWILTARSKDSGFDHRKILVVDGEVGFVGGYNIGRLYADHWRDTHIRVVGPRSWELECAFIDMWNVYRASYHPVLPDNAVRSWVSTFTVSQNIPAYRSYPIRATYLDTINRASKNVWITMGYFIPDYAIKASLINAAKRGVDVRILIPQYSNHIIADWVGRPHYSELLAAGCRIFLYKDAMVHAKTMTVDGIWTTVGTANLDRLSMAGNYEVNAEIFDADLAAIMEETFELDMTNCVELTREEWDSRTGLARLAERLMRPLAPFV; translated from the coding sequence ATGTCTTTTTGGAAGAATCGCTCAACATCGTCAGCTAAACGGGTGCTGAAATACGCCGTACTTGCTGGTATTGGCGCCCAGATCGCATCGATCGGCGCGATCATTGCTGTTGATGCTCATCGCAAACGGCGTAATCCGCAAAGTGGCGAATTCCCGCATCTCCCGCCCCGGTCAGCGCGCGTCTCCGATTCGGAAGTGACAGTGTACACATTCGGCAATCATCTTTATGATGCGATGATTGAGGCAATCGATAACGCGAAAGATCGCGTCTACTTTGAGTCCTATATTATGAAGGCAGACGACGTCGGCTACCGCTTCCGCAACGCGCTAATTGCAGCGGCCATGCGTGGCGTTCAGGTGTTTATCATTTTAGATACGTTGGGAAACCTCAATCAGGATCCGAAATCGCGCCGTTTCCCGCCGCTCCCATCGTTGCATGTGATTCGTTTTCCTCTGCTACGCCCGTGGATTTTGACTGCGCGTTCTAAAGATTCTGGTTTCGATCATCGCAAGATTTTGGTGGTTGATGGTGAGGTTGGTTTTGTAGGGGGCTACAACATTGGCCGCTTGTATGCCGATCATTGGCGTGATACGCATATTCGCGTGGTGGGCCCGCGTTCGTGGGAGTTAGAGTGCGCGTTTATTGATATGTGGAATGTGTATCGCGCGTCTTATCATCCAGTTCTTCCGGATAATGCGGTGCGCAGTTGGGTATCCACATTCACGGTATCGCAAAATATTCCTGCTTACCGTTCGTATCCGATTCGTGCCACGTATTTGGATACGATCAACCGCGCGTCGAAGAACGTGTGGATCACGATGGGGTATTTTATTCCTGATTATGCGATTAAGGCATCGTTGATTAACGCAGCGAAGCGTGGGGTGGACGTACGGATTTTAATCCCTCAATATTCAAACCATATTATTGCGGATTGGGTTGGGCGCCCGCATTATTCAGAGTTGTTGGCTGCCGGGTGCCGGATTTTCTTGTATAAGGATGCGATGGTTCACGCGAAAACCATGACCGTGGATGGCATTTGGACCACGGTTGGCACCGCGAATTTGGATCGGTTATCGATGGCAGGAAACTATGAGGTAAACGCCGAAATTTTCGACGCCGATCTGGCCGCGATCATGGAAGAAACCTTTGAGTTGGATATGACTAACTGTGTGGAACTCACGCGGGAAGAGTGGGATTCGCGTACAGGTTTGGCCCGGTTGGCTGAGCGGCTGATGCGGCCGCTTGCTCCTTTTGTCTAA
- the gatC gene encoding Asp-tRNA(Asn)/Glu-tRNA(Gln) amidotransferase subunit GatC, with translation MSTFSKEEVARLADLARISLTDHELEQFAAELEVINESVSRLKEVVSSDIPATSHPIPLTNVWREDEVVPGLDRDEVLAMAPHAEDGKFGVPAILGEE, from the coding sequence ATGTCGACATTTTCAAAGGAAGAGGTAGCCCGGCTGGCTGACCTCGCACGTATTTCTCTCACAGATCATGAACTTGAACAGTTCGCAGCTGAACTCGAAGTGATTAACGAATCTGTTTCACGTCTCAAAGAGGTTGTGAGCTCTGATATTCCAGCAACATCCCATCCGATTCCGCTCACTAACGTGTGGCGTGAAGATGAGGTTGTTCCAGGCCTCGATCGTGATGAAGTTTTGGCAATGGCACCACACGCTGAAGATGGCAAGTTTGGTGTTCCAGCAATCTTGGGTGAGGAGTAA
- the gatA gene encoding Asp-tRNA(Asn)/Glu-tRNA(Gln) amidotransferase subunit GatA, whose amino-acid sequence MADLHKKTAWELAELLQAGNVTSVEITTMFLDRIDALNPKMNVYLAVDRDGALAEAQAVDADRAAGKELPFFAGVPVALKDNMCQRGIPTTAASKMLDGWKPPYDATVVRLLKEARLPILGHTNMDEFAMGSSTEHSAFGPTQNPWGHNLIPGGSGGGSAAAVSGYLAPWALGSDTGGSIRQPGAMTGTVGTKPTYGAVSRYGIIAMASSLDQVGPVARDVRDAAALQEIISKHDPFDSTSLTNDFSNLVAAAAEGAELGDLSGVTFGIVKELDGDGFAAGVLDAFHAIVDKLKAAGAQFVEVSCPSFDYAMAAYYLIMPAEMSSNLARYDGVRFGNRVEPTEGALTSETMMAATREAGFGTEVKRRIILGTYALSAGTYDAYYGSAQRVRTLVQRDLAAAYEQVDVLLTPATPTVAFKFGEKLDDPMAMYKNDMTTIPANLAGAPAMTVPIGLSDGLPVSAQIMAPTFEDARMYKAAAMVEKVADPAASRPDMAMWED is encoded by the coding sequence GTGGCAGATTTGCATAAGAAAACCGCGTGGGAGCTTGCAGAATTATTGCAGGCCGGGAATGTGACTTCCGTAGAGATCACCACCATGTTCCTGGATCGTATCGATGCCTTGAACCCGAAGATGAACGTGTACTTGGCTGTAGATCGTGACGGCGCACTGGCAGAAGCTCAGGCTGTTGATGCCGATCGTGCCGCCGGCAAGGAACTCCCGTTCTTTGCTGGTGTGCCAGTGGCATTGAAGGACAACATGTGCCAGCGTGGCATTCCAACAACTGCAGCGTCTAAGATGCTCGATGGTTGGAAGCCACCATACGATGCCACCGTTGTTCGCCTGCTCAAAGAAGCGCGCCTGCCAATTCTTGGACACACTAACATGGATGAATTCGCTATGGGATCGTCCACTGAACACTCCGCATTTGGTCCAACCCAAAACCCATGGGGTCATAACTTGATCCCTGGTGGTTCCGGCGGTGGTTCCGCGGCTGCTGTTTCAGGTTACTTGGCCCCATGGGCGCTCGGCTCCGATACCGGTGGTTCGATCCGTCAGCCAGGCGCAATGACTGGCACGGTTGGCACCAAGCCAACCTACGGCGCCGTGTCCCGTTACGGCATTATTGCTATGGCATCATCATTGGATCAGGTGGGCCCAGTGGCTCGCGATGTTCGCGATGCTGCCGCGTTGCAGGAGATCATCAGCAAGCACGATCCATTCGATTCCACCTCGCTGACTAACGATTTCTCCAACCTGGTTGCTGCCGCCGCAGAAGGTGCAGAACTCGGCGATCTATCCGGTGTTACCTTCGGCATCGTGAAAGAACTCGATGGTGATGGATTCGCTGCAGGCGTGTTGGATGCGTTCCACGCGATAGTAGATAAACTCAAGGCTGCGGGTGCACAGTTCGTTGAAGTTTCCTGCCCATCTTTTGATTATGCGATGGCCGCCTACTATCTGATTATGCCGGCAGAAATGTCATCCAACCTGGCCCGCTACGATGGGGTCCGCTTCGGAAACCGCGTAGAACCAACGGAAGGTGCCCTCACCTCGGAAACGATGATGGCCGCTACCCGCGAAGCCGGCTTCGGCACCGAAGTGAAGCGCCGTATCATCCTCGGTACCTACGCGCTCTCCGCAGGTACATACGATGCCTACTATGGTTCGGCACAGCGCGTACGTACACTAGTCCAGCGCGATCTGGCCGCTGCCTATGAACAGGTTGATGTGCTGCTCACCCCAGCAACGCCAACTGTAGCGTTCAAATTCGGTGAAAAGCTTGATGATCCGATGGCAATGTACAAGAACGATATGACTACGATTCCTGCCAACCTTGCGGGCGCCCCAGCAATGACCGTTCCGATCGGCCTGTCTGACGGTCTGCCAGTTAGCGCCCAGATTATGGCGCCAACGTTTGAAGATGCTCGGATGTACAAGGCGGCTGCGATGGTTGAAAAGGTGGCCGATCCGGCCGCATCGCGTCCAGATATGGCAATGTGGGAGGATTAA
- the gatB gene encoding Asp-tRNA(Asn)/Glu-tRNA(Gln) amidotransferase subunit GatB — MTELMDYSDVVANFDPVLGIEVHVELSTKTKMFDGAPNAFGGEPNTFVTPVSLGLPGSLPVVNKKAIEYAIKLGLALNCQIAESCRFARKNYFYPDLAKNFQTSQSDEPLAFDGYLDVELDDGAVFRVNIERAHVEEDAGKNTHIGGEGRIHGADHSLVDYNRAGVPLVEIVTRPIEGCGDRAPEVAAKYVQTIRDIARAIGVSEARMERGNVRADINVSLRKTPESPLGTRTETKNVNSFRSIASAVEFEMCRQAAILDAGGSILQETRHFQELDGTTLPGRPKSDADDYRYFPEPDLVPLAPPRDWVEELRASLPELPADKRRRLLAEWGVSATEMRDIVNAGALGLIEDSVKAGATSAGARKWWMGELARFAKDNEVELASVPVTSEQVAELDSLVESGKLTDKLARQALAGVLAGEGSPTEVVAARGLEVVNDDAALNAAVDDALAANPDVVEKIRGGKVQAAGAIVGAVMKATHGKADAARVRELIMERVQA, encoded by the coding sequence ATGACTGAATTGATGGACTACTCGGACGTCGTCGCTAATTTCGATCCAGTACTGGGCATCGAAGTTCATGTGGAACTGTCCACAAAAACTAAAATGTTTGACGGCGCGCCAAACGCGTTCGGCGGTGAACCAAACACGTTCGTCACCCCAGTATCGCTGGGCTTGCCAGGATCGTTGCCAGTGGTGAACAAGAAGGCTATCGAATACGCGATCAAGCTGGGCCTCGCGCTCAACTGCCAGATCGCGGAATCGTGCCGTTTTGCTCGCAAGAACTACTTCTACCCAGATTTGGCGAAGAACTTCCAAACCTCCCAATCAGACGAACCACTTGCGTTCGATGGTTACCTGGATGTGGAACTTGATGATGGCGCAGTATTCCGAGTGAACATTGAGCGTGCCCACGTGGAAGAGGATGCCGGCAAGAACACCCACATTGGTGGCGAAGGCCGTATCCACGGCGCCGATCATTCGCTGGTTGACTACAACCGTGCGGGCGTGCCGCTGGTAGAAATCGTTACCCGCCCAATTGAAGGCTGTGGTGATCGTGCTCCAGAAGTCGCTGCGAAGTACGTTCAGACTATCCGCGATATCGCTCGCGCAATCGGTGTGTCTGAAGCTCGCATGGAACGCGGGAACGTGCGTGCGGATATCAACGTCTCGTTACGCAAGACCCCAGAATCCCCACTTGGCACCCGTACCGAAACGAAGAACGTGAATTCGTTCCGGTCGATCGCGTCGGCAGTGGAGTTCGAAATGTGCCGCCAGGCTGCAATTTTGGATGCTGGCGGTTCGATTCTTCAGGAAACACGCCACTTCCAGGAGCTGGATGGTACAACCCTTCCTGGGCGTCCGAAGTCTGACGCGGACGATTACCGCTACTTCCCTGAACCAGATTTGGTGCCGTTGGCGCCGCCGCGTGACTGGGTTGAGGAACTGCGGGCGTCGTTGCCAGAATTGCCTGCAGATAAGCGCCGCCGTCTGTTGGCTGAGTGGGGCGTTTCTGCTACCGAAATGCGCGATATCGTGAATGCGGGTGCTCTTGGTCTGATTGAAGATTCGGTGAAGGCGGGCGCTACGTCTGCTGGCGCGCGTAAGTGGTGGATGGGCGAATTGGCCCGTTTCGCTAAAGATAACGAAGTGGAGTTGGCCTCGGTTCCAGTAACGTCTGAACAGGTTGCGGAACTTGATTCCCTGGTTGAATCGGGCAAGCTGACAGACAAGCTTGCGCGCCAGGCGCTTGCGGGAGTTTTGGCTGGGGAAGGTTCGCCAACTGAGGTTGTGGCCGCGCGTGGTTTGGAAGTTGTGAACGACGACGCTGCGCTCAACGCAGCCGTTGATGACGCCTTGGCAGCTAATCCGGATGTTGTTGAAAAGATCCGGGGCGGTAAGGTGCAGGCAGCCGGTGCGATTGTGGGTGCTGTTATGAAGGCAACTCATGGCAAGGCTGACGCGGCTCGCGTTCGAGAACTTATTATGGAGCGAGTACAGGCCTGA
- a CDS encoding NAD-dependent malic enzyme yields MSKALPSYNVTLRIALPFDPRATATLVKEFADFGAIVTGVDMVESDESNLLTDVTAKVDDIEHAEQIAAKLEMLDGVHVLGIHDSTVQAHLGGKIEIALKRPLNTRQDLARIYTPGVARICTLIAKDPKLARKLTVKRNTVAVVSDGTAVLGLGDVGAKAAMPVMEGKAALFKKFGDVDAWPICLDTTDTEEIVKIVKAISPGFGGINLEDISAPRCFEIERRLRAELDIPVFHDDQHGTAVVVLAALINALKVVDKKIEDIRIVVSGVGAAGNAIIRLLQSQGARDIIGVGRNGALGPFREESGEDRNWIAQNTNPRGIEGNLTHVLKGADVFIGVSAGNILTGADIATMADDAIVFALANPTPEVDPIEAATHAAIVATGRSDYPNQINNVLAFPGIFRGMLDVRATHVTDRMLVVAAQAIAETVQPEQLNANFIIPGVFHPTAAKQVARAIREEFQQSLAKDA; encoded by the coding sequence ATGTCCAAAGCATTGCCAAGTTATAACGTGACGTTGCGTATCGCGCTTCCGTTCGATCCGCGAGCAACGGCAACATTAGTGAAGGAATTCGCTGATTTCGGTGCGATCGTGACCGGTGTTGACATGGTCGAATCTGATGAATCGAATCTGCTTACCGATGTGACTGCGAAGGTTGACGATATCGAACACGCAGAACAGATCGCTGCCAAGCTGGAGATGCTAGATGGCGTTCACGTGTTGGGTATTCACGATTCCACCGTGCAGGCGCATTTGGGTGGCAAGATTGAGATCGCGTTGAAGCGGCCACTGAATACGCGCCAGGATTTGGCGCGGATTTACACGCCGGGTGTGGCACGGATCTGTACCTTGATTGCTAAGGATCCGAAGTTGGCCCGTAAGTTGACAGTGAAGCGTAATACTGTGGCTGTGGTATCTGACGGTACGGCCGTGCTCGGTTTGGGTGACGTCGGCGCGAAGGCCGCCATGCCAGTCATGGAAGGTAAGGCCGCGCTGTTTAAGAAGTTTGGTGACGTCGATGCATGGCCAATCTGCTTGGATACTACTGATACGGAAGAAATCGTCAAGATCGTCAAGGCGATCTCGCCAGGCTTCGGTGGCATCAATTTGGAAGACATATCTGCACCGCGCTGCTTTGAAATCGAACGCCGTCTACGTGCCGAACTCGATATTCCTGTTTTCCATGACGATCAACATGGCACCGCCGTCGTCGTCCTCGCAGCCCTTATCAACGCACTGAAGGTTGTGGACAAAAAGATCGAAGACATCCGAATCGTGGTATCGGGCGTGGGTGCGGCAGGAAACGCAATCATCCGTTTGCTACAAAGCCAAGGCGCCCGTGACATCATCGGCGTGGGACGCAACGGGGCACTCGGCCCATTCCGCGAAGAAAGTGGCGAAGACCGAAACTGGATCGCACAAAACACGAACCCACGCGGAATCGAAGGCAACCTCACGCACGTACTGAAGGGTGCGGACGTGTTTATCGGTGTGTCAGCTGGAAATATCTTGACCGGCGCGGACATCGCAACCATGGCCGACGACGCAATCGTGTTCGCACTTGCCAACCCAACCCCAGAAGTGGACCCAATCGAAGCCGCCACCCACGCAGCCATCGTGGCAACCGGGCGTTCCGATTACCCAAATCAGATCAATAACGTTCTGGCCTTCCCAGGAATCTTCCGTGGAATGCTAGACGTGCGCGCAACACACGTGACCGATCGGATGCTCGTGGTGGCAGCTCAAGCGATCGCAGAAACTGTTCAGCCAGAACAACTGAATGCCAACTTCATCATCCCAGGCGTCTTCCATCCAACTGCCGCCAAGCAGGTTGCGCGGGCAATCCGGGAGGAATTCCAGCAATCTTTGGCAAAGGACGCCTAA